The following coding sequences lie in one Mesorhizobium sp. NZP2298 genomic window:
- a CDS encoding Na/Pi cotransporter family protein has translation MSGSVVLLHLAGAVALMLFATRMVKTGVERAYGDVLRHRLRATMRNPIMAVLAGTGLAIALQSSTAVTLLVGSFAGSGIVSGAAGQLAVRGAEIGSALVVKLLTFDLTLLVPLCLITGTVMFMATERRDWRQTGRILVGIGLLILSLEMIGQASEPLRNSQLMPVIINYFSSDSITAYLLAALITWLFQSSIAAVLLMATLAGRGLISPELGVVLILGVNLGSSIIAPMLTRSAGPAVRVVPIGNLLMRGLGSLVMLILFMIFRPHVGFLGATAADQIVNAHILFNVIILLAGLPLAGFVYRASEKIVALGTKPEPTASLDVIELSALNDSALDVPSQALANATREVVRVCETVEIMLKRIIELYESADADKIKALAALDDRVDRKHAAIKLYLAKVTKNPLTEDEALRCQELIGACVKLEQVGDIIVRNMLVHVKKKFDRGLEFTDEGWSELCAFHSSVLANARLAFNVLVSRDPETARQLVLEKDQLRDREKETSASHFLRLREGTAKSVETSSIHLDTIRDLKQINSLLASMAYPVLEERGLLTGSRLKAS, from the coding sequence ATGAGCGGTTCCGTCGTCCTTCTGCATTTGGCCGGCGCGGTCGCGCTGATGCTGTTTGCCACCCGCATGGTCAAGACCGGCGTCGAACGCGCTTATGGTGATGTGCTGCGCCATCGTCTGCGCGCCACCATGCGCAATCCAATCATGGCGGTGCTGGCCGGCACCGGCCTTGCGATCGCGCTGCAAAGCTCGACCGCCGTGACGCTTCTGGTAGGCTCCTTCGCCGGCTCCGGCATCGTTTCGGGTGCCGCCGGCCAATTGGCCGTGCGTGGCGCCGAGATCGGCTCGGCGCTGGTGGTCAAGCTGCTGACCTTCGACCTCACGCTTTTGGTGCCGCTCTGCCTGATCACTGGCACGGTGATGTTCATGGCCACCGAACGGCGCGACTGGCGCCAGACCGGCCGCATCCTGGTCGGCATCGGCCTTTTGATCCTGTCGCTGGAAATGATCGGCCAGGCGTCGGAGCCGCTGCGCAACAGCCAGCTCATGCCGGTCATCATCAATTACTTCTCCAGCGATTCCATCACCGCCTACCTGCTGGCGGCGCTGATCACCTGGCTGTTCCAGTCGAGCATCGCGGCGGTTCTGCTGATGGCGACGCTGGCCGGCCGTGGCCTGATCAGCCCGGAACTCGGTGTCGTCCTCATTCTCGGCGTCAATCTCGGCTCCTCCATCATCGCGCCGATGCTGACCCGCTCGGCCGGACCCGCCGTGCGCGTCGTGCCGATCGGCAATCTCCTGATGCGCGGGCTTGGCTCGCTGGTCATGCTGATCCTGTTCATGATCTTCCGGCCGCATGTCGGCTTCCTCGGCGCGACGGCCGCGGATCAGATCGTCAACGCCCACATCCTGTTCAACGTCATCATCCTGCTCGCAGGCCTGCCGCTGGCCGGTTTCGTCTACCGCGCCTCGGAGAAGATCGTGGCACTTGGCACCAAGCCGGAGCCAACGGCCTCGCTCGACGTCATCGAGTTGTCCGCCCTCAACGACAGCGCGCTCGACGTGCCGAGCCAGGCGCTGGCCAACGCCACGCGCGAGGTGGTGCGGGTCTGCGAGACGGTCGAGATCATGCTGAAACGCATCATCGAGCTCTATGAGAGCGCCGACGCCGACAAGATCAAGGCGCTGGCCGCCCTCGACGACCGCGTCGACCGCAAGCATGCCGCTATAAAACTCTACCTCGCCAAGGTCACCAAGAACCCGCTGACCGAGGACGAGGCGCTGCGTTGCCAGGAGCTGATCGGCGCCTGCGTCAAGCTCGAGCAGGTCGGCGACATCATCGTTCGCAACATGCTGGTGCATGTGAAGAAGAAGTTCGATCGCGGGCTGGAATTCACCGACGAAGGCTGGAGCGAATTGTGCGCCTTCCACAGCTCGGTGCTGGCCAATGCAAGGCTTGCCTTCAACGTGCTGGTCTCGCGCGACCCAGAAACCGCCCGCCAGCTGGTGCTGGAAAAGGACCAGTTGCGCGACCGCGAGAAGGAAACCAGCGCCAGCCATTTCCTGCGGCTGCGCGAAGGCACCGCCAAGAGCGTCGAGACCAGCTCGATCCATCTCGACACCATCCGCGACCTGAAGCAGATCAACTCGCTGCTGGCGTCGATGGCCTATCCGGTGCTCGAAGAGCGCGGCCTGCTGACGGGGTCAAGGTTGAAGGCGAGCTGA
- a CDS encoding RcnB family protein produces MKRIVLSALAVAMLAATSMTGQAAPMNAPVAPQSNYTKVDWQKPGHHNDVRKRVYKKKVVVKRNNWRNGQKYSGWRQHQPIRDYGRYGLHRPGRGQEWIRVGNDYVLVGILSGVIFGALAAQ; encoded by the coding sequence ATGAAACGCATTGTCCTTTCCGCTCTCGCTGTCGCGATGCTGGCCGCCACCTCCATGACCGGTCAGGCCGCGCCGATGAACGCGCCGGTCGCGCCACAGTCGAATTACACCAAGGTCGACTGGCAGAAGCCAGGCCACCACAACGACGTGAGGAAGCGCGTCTACAAGAAGAAGGTCGTCGTGAAGCGCAACAACTGGCGCAACGGCCAGAAATATTCCGGCTGGAGGCAGCACCAGCCGATCCGCGACTATGGCCGCTACGGCCTGCACCGTCCCGGCCGCGGCCAGGAATGGATCCGCGTCGGCAACGACTATGTCCTGGTCGGCATCCTCTCCGGCGTCATCTTCGGCGCGCTTGCCGCGCAGTAA
- a CDS encoding DUF2061 domain-containing protein, with the protein MDTHSRSFAKALSWRVTGTIDTLIISLVVTGSVKLAAAIGITEVFTKSLLYYFHERAWLKIPYGRKTTA; encoded by the coding sequence ATGGACACCCATTCGCGCAGTTTTGCCAAGGCGCTATCCTGGCGTGTGACCGGCACCATCGACACGCTGATCATTTCCCTGGTCGTGACAGGAAGCGTCAAACTGGCCGCGGCCATCGGCATAACCGAGGTTTTCACCAAGTCCCTGCTCTACTATTTCCACGAGCGGGCGTGGTTGAAGATCCCCTATGGCCGCAAGACCACAGCCTGA
- a CDS encoding LysR family transcriptional regulator: MNGKPGLPELTALAAIVSHRSFRKAADDLGLSPSTLSHMMRTLERGMGVRLLNRTTRSVAPTEAGERLVTRLRPLLSDIDAALAEVDDFRGLASGTLRINTSEIGARLLLGSVVSVFLQRYPQVSLDLVTEGRLVDIVAEGFDAGIRLGEAVPQDMVAVRFGGPTRFIAVASPAYLAGRPVPRVPDDLRDQTCIRFRLPSGKPYRWEFEKHGQEIAIDVPGALTLDNMELMAEAAAGGMGIAYISDKSAKAHLDRGALVTVLDDWCPPIPGLFLYYPGHRLVPPALRAFIDVLKETEN, encoded by the coding sequence ATGAATGGCAAGCCCGGACTTCCGGAATTGACGGCGCTAGCCGCGATTGTCTCGCATCGCAGCTTCCGCAAGGCAGCCGACGATCTCGGCCTTTCGCCTTCCACGCTCAGCCACATGATGCGGACGCTGGAACGGGGCATGGGTGTGCGCCTGCTCAATCGCACCACGCGCAGCGTTGCGCCGACCGAGGCGGGCGAGCGGCTCGTCACGCGGCTGCGGCCGCTTCTGTCGGATATCGACGCCGCATTGGCTGAGGTCGACGACTTCCGTGGTCTTGCGTCAGGGACGCTGCGGATCAACACCAGCGAGATCGGCGCGCGACTGTTGCTCGGATCCGTGGTGTCGGTCTTTCTTCAGCGCTACCCCCAGGTCTCGCTCGATCTCGTCACCGAGGGAAGACTGGTCGATATCGTCGCTGAAGGCTTTGATGCCGGTATCCGTCTGGGCGAGGCTGTGCCGCAAGACATGGTTGCGGTGCGCTTCGGCGGGCCGACACGCTTCATTGCCGTTGCATCGCCGGCCTATCTGGCCGGCCGCCCGGTTCCGCGCGTCCCGGATGATCTTAGGGATCAAACCTGCATCCGCTTTCGGTTGCCAAGTGGCAAACCCTACCGATGGGAGTTCGAGAAACATGGCCAGGAGATCGCCATCGATGTCCCTGGCGCACTGACGCTCGACAATATGGAGTTGATGGCCGAGGCAGCCGCCGGCGGCATGGGGATCGCTTACATCTCTGACAAATCCGCCAAGGCTCACCTCGACCGGGGGGCGCTTGTCACTGTGCTGGACGATTGGTGTCCGCCCATTCCCGGCCTGTTCCTCTACTATCCGGGCCATCGGCTGGTGCCGCCGGCGCTGCGGGCCTTCATCGATGTGCTGAAGGAGACCGAAAACTGA
- a CDS encoding heavy metal translocating P-type ATPase, with product MTAPLKQTRFRIGGMDCGSCAAKIDTAVRRLDGVADVSVSVTGASMTVSHGGPLNDDKVLQQVARLGYGIVKAEAGTGGPAAKAHDHSAHDHEGHDHEGHDHEGHDHGGSRQITEEAAGSSHLHSHAEPGQAWWRGRRAALTLACAAALLAAYGIGHLYPTTERWVFLAALLVGLVPIARRALMAALAGTPFSIEMLMTIAAVGAVMIGATEEAAAVVVLFLIGELLEGVAAGRARASIQGLADLVPKTALVERGGGTVEVPAEQLAVGDVITVRPGDRIPADGEITEGSSDIDEAPVTGESTPKRKSVGEPVFAGTINSDGVLKVRVTAAASDNTIARVVRLVEEAQEAKAPTERFIDRFSRYYTPGVLAVGALVAVLPPLVANGDWNEWIYKGLAILLIGCPCALVISTPAAIAAGLATGARRGLLMKGGAVLESFRRITAVAFDKTGTLTAGKPVVTDIVAYGRDERSVLALAAALEQGSSHPLAVAILDRAKADKAPVPPALSAKAISGKGVEGSVGGVAVFLGSGPAAGERTDMTQAQRLAVDSLNGQGKTVSVLVADGVLAGLIAMRDEPRPDAAAGIAALKAEGIRAVMLTGDNRRTAEAIAVSLGIEARAELLPQDKQRMIGELQREGLTVAKVGDGINDAPALAAADIGIAMGGGTDVALETADAAILHGRVTDVVRMVRLSRAVMANIGQNITVALGLKAVFLVTTILGITGLWPAILADTGATVLVTANAMRLLRWRG from the coding sequence ATGACGGCTCCTCTAAAGCAGACACGGTTCAGGATCGGCGGCATGGATTGCGGCTCCTGCGCGGCCAAGATCGATACGGCGGTGCGTCGCCTCGACGGAGTGGCCGATGTCTCGGTTTCGGTGACCGGCGCCTCGATGACCGTCAGCCATGGCGGTCCGCTCAACGATGACAAGGTGCTGCAGCAGGTGGCGCGGCTGGGCTACGGCATCGTCAAGGCGGAGGCCGGGACCGGTGGGCCAGCGGCCAAGGCGCATGATCATTCCGCTCATGATCACGAAGGCCATGACCATGAAGGTCACGACCACGAGGGCCATGACCATGGCGGCAGCCGACAAATCACCGAGGAGGCTGCAGGATCATCCCATCTCCACAGCCATGCCGAGCCTGGGCAGGCGTGGTGGCGCGGCCGTCGCGCGGCGCTGACGCTGGCCTGCGCGGCAGCGCTTCTGGCCGCCTATGGCATCGGTCATCTGTATCCCACGACCGAGCGTTGGGTCTTCCTGGCTGCCTTGCTGGTCGGTCTCGTTCCGATCGCGAGGCGCGCGCTGATGGCGGCATTGGCCGGCACGCCGTTCTCGATCGAGATGCTGATGACCATCGCCGCCGTTGGGGCCGTGATGATCGGTGCCACGGAAGAAGCGGCAGCCGTCGTGGTGCTGTTCCTGATCGGGGAGCTTCTCGAGGGTGTCGCCGCCGGCCGTGCGCGGGCCAGCATCCAGGGTCTGGCTGATCTGGTGCCGAAGACGGCGCTGGTCGAGCGGGGAGGCGGCACGGTTGAAGTTCCCGCCGAACAGCTTGCCGTCGGCGACGTCATCACGGTGCGGCCGGGTGACCGCATCCCGGCCGATGGCGAGATAACAGAGGGTTCGAGCGACATTGACGAGGCGCCGGTGACCGGCGAGAGCACGCCGAAGCGCAAGAGCGTTGGAGAGCCGGTCTTCGCCGGCACGATCAACAGCGACGGCGTGTTGAAAGTGCGAGTGACGGCGGCCGCTTCCGACAACACCATCGCCCGCGTGGTGCGGCTGGTGGAGGAGGCGCAGGAAGCCAAGGCGCCGACCGAACGCTTCATCGATCGATTCTCGCGCTACTACACGCCGGGCGTGCTGGCGGTCGGCGCGCTGGTGGCGGTGCTGCCGCCGCTCGTCGCCAACGGCGACTGGAATGAATGGATCTACAAGGGCCTGGCGATCCTGTTGATCGGCTGTCCCTGCGCGCTGGTCATCTCGACGCCGGCCGCGATCGCCGCGGGCCTGGCGACCGGCGCCCGGCGGGGCCTGCTGATGAAGGGCGGCGCGGTCCTGGAAAGTTTCCGCCGGATCACGGCGGTGGCCTTCGACAAGACCGGAACGCTGACCGCGGGCAAGCCCGTCGTGACCGACATCGTCGCTTATGGCCGCGACGAACGCAGCGTGCTGGCGCTGGCAGCGGCACTCGAGCAGGGCTCCAGCCATCCGCTGGCGGTGGCGATCCTGGACAGGGCAAAGGCGGACAAGGCACCGGTGCCGCCGGCGCTCTCGGCCAAGGCGATCTCCGGCAAGGGAGTCGAGGGCAGCGTCGGCGGCGTCGCCGTCTTCCTCGGTTCCGGCCCGGCGGCGGGTGAACGCACGGACATGACGCAAGCGCAGCGCCTTGCCGTCGATAGCCTCAACGGCCAGGGCAAGACCGTGTCGGTGCTGGTGGCCGATGGTGTGCTGGCCGGGCTGATCGCAATGCGTGACGAGCCGCGGCCGGACGCGGCGGCGGGCATCGCGGCGCTGAAGGCCGAGGGCATCCGCGCGGTAATGCTGACCGGTGACAATCGTCGTACCGCTGAAGCCATCGCCGTCTCGCTCGGCATCGAGGCGCGGGCGGAACTGCTGCCGCAAGACAAGCAGCGGATGATCGGCGAGTTGCAGCGCGAAGGGCTGACAGTGGCCAAGGTCGGTGACGGCATCAATGACGCACCGGCGCTCGCCGCCGCCGACATCGGCATCGCCATGGGCGGCGGCACCGATGTGGCGCTGGAAACGGCGGATGCCGCGATCCTGCATGGCCGCGTCACGGACGTTGTCCGGATGGTGCGGCTGTCGCGGGCGGTGATGGCCAATATCGGCCAGAATATCACCGTGGCGCTGGGGCTGAAGGCAGTCTTCCTGGTCACGACCATCTTAGGCATCACCGGCCTCTGGCCGGCGATCCTGGCCGACACCGGCGCCACGGTGCTGGTCACCGCCAACGCCATGCGCCTCTTGCGCTGGCGCGGGTGA
- a CDS encoding MFS transporter has translation MSLPLVALFIAAFAFGTTEFVIAGVLPQVAQGLGVSVPSAGYLVSGYACGIAIGGPLLALATKSLPRKTLLLGLAVAFTIGQAACALAPDFISMLLLRIAVAVAHGAYFGVAMVVAVGLVPEDKRGMAVAVILSGLTVSNVIGVPAGTAIGNIWGWRATFWVMCGLGVAATFAMAALLPRTTGSSAKPAGLAREVRVLARQQVWTSLILMLMLMLGQFCLFTYITPTLLEITGLDENLVPWVLLLNGVGATLGVFLGGKLSDWKLMPSLITMLALQAVTLAVIYAVSPYPVPMVIAIVIWGGLNFAIGTPIQTRILAWTADAANLASSLIPSGFNVGIALAASLGAAMLNAGYGYRSLPVVGALAMLVAVVVAIVSQVWEGRSNTTPPLTAPAE, from the coding sequence ATGTCGCTTCCGCTTGTCGCCCTGTTCATCGCCGCTTTCGCTTTCGGCACCACCGAATTCGTCATTGCCGGCGTGCTGCCGCAGGTGGCGCAAGGGCTTGGCGTCTCGGTCCCATCCGCTGGCTATCTCGTTTCCGGCTATGCTTGCGGCATCGCCATTGGCGGCCCGCTGCTGGCGCTCGCGACCAAGTCCTTGCCGCGCAAGACCTTGCTGCTCGGCCTCGCCGTCGCTTTCACCATCGGCCAGGCGGCCTGCGCGCTGGCGCCCGACTTCATTTCCATGTTGCTTCTGCGCATTGCCGTCGCGGTCGCGCACGGCGCCTATTTCGGCGTCGCCATGGTGGTCGCTGTCGGCCTCGTTCCGGAAGACAAACGCGGCATGGCGGTGGCGGTCATCCTGTCCGGCCTCACCGTCTCCAACGTCATCGGCGTGCCGGCCGGCACCGCGATCGGCAACATCTGGGGCTGGCGCGCCACCTTCTGGGTGATGTGCGGGCTGGGCGTGGCGGCAACTTTTGCCATGGCCGCCCTGTTGCCGCGCACCACCGGCTCATCGGCCAAGCCCGCCGGCCTTGCCCGAGAGGTCCGCGTGCTGGCACGCCAGCAGGTCTGGACCTCGTTGATCCTGATGCTGATGCTGATGCTCGGCCAGTTCTGCCTGTTCACCTACATCACCCCGACTTTGCTGGAGATCACCGGACTCGACGAGAACCTGGTGCCGTGGGTGCTGCTGCTCAATGGCGTCGGCGCCACGCTTGGCGTCTTCCTCGGCGGCAAGCTGTCGGACTGGAAGCTGATGCCGTCGCTGATCACCATGCTCGCCTTGCAGGCGGTGACGTTGGCGGTAATCTACGCCGTCAGCCCCTACCCCGTGCCGATGGTCATCGCGATCGTCATCTGGGGCGGCCTCAACTTCGCCATCGGCACGCCGATCCAGACCCGCATCCTGGCGTGGACGGCGGATGCCGCCAACCTCGCCTCCTCGCTGATCCCGTCCGGCTTCAATGTCGGCATCGCGCTTGCCGCGTCGTTGGGCGCCGCCATGCTCAATGCCGGCTACGGCTACCGCAGCCTGCCGGTGGTCGGAGCTTTGGCGATGCTGGTCGCCGTCGTGGTCGCAATTGTCTCCCAGGTCTGGGAAGGGCGCAGCAACACCACGCCGCCGCTCACCGCTCCAGCCGAGTAG
- the dnaG gene encoding DNA primase encodes MRFPPAFLDEIRDRVPISSVVGQRVAWDRKKTNTSRGDYWACCPFHGEKSPSFHCEDKKGRYHCFGCSVSGDHFKFLTELDGMSFPEAVEKIAEMAGVPMPVRDVQEERREKERASLTDVMEMATAFFQERLQGPEGAKARAYLRDRGLTPATQHSFRLGFAPDSRNALKEHLAAKGVPKADIEACGLVRHGDDIPVSYDWFRDRIMFPIPDSRGKIIAFGGRALAPDALAKYMNSPDTELFHKGNVLYNFARARKALAKGGTVIAVEGYMDVIALAQAGFENVVAPLGTALTENQLELLWRMAPEPMLCFDGDKAGLKAAWRAADLALPSVQAGRSARFALLPEGKDPDDLVKAEGPDAFRAVLADARPLVDLLWMRETAGGVFDTPERRAELGKTLRELTSRIRDESTRYHYQQEMREREKSFFGSQRDARQGRQDWKPGQGKAAAPGGQFAKPGGGRMAITESLGQSALVKRGSEGMSVREATIIVALVNHPALIDENFAHVEFLDLANSELQRLHAAILDAMAHDMANDRHAVVATIERAGCAEIWERAVGLIRRARQWPALETAALDDARDALNQALHLQRSARTLHKELKQAEAALEADPSDENFRHLIEIQAQFQDVQATEALIEGFGVSSGRAGRA; translated from the coding sequence ATGCGCTTTCCGCCCGCCTTTCTCGACGAGATCCGCGACCGCGTGCCGATTTCATCTGTTGTCGGCCAGCGCGTCGCGTGGGATCGCAAGAAGACCAATACGTCGCGCGGCGATTATTGGGCCTGTTGTCCGTTCCATGGCGAGAAGAGCCCGTCCTTCCACTGCGAGGACAAGAAGGGCCGCTACCATTGCTTCGGCTGCTCGGTCTCGGGCGACCATTTCAAATTCCTCACCGAACTCGACGGAATGAGCTTTCCCGAAGCGGTCGAGAAGATCGCCGAAATGGCCGGCGTCCCGATGCCAGTCCGCGACGTCCAGGAGGAACGGCGCGAGAAGGAACGCGCCAGCCTGACCGACGTCATGGAAATGGCGACCGCCTTCTTCCAGGAACGGCTGCAGGGACCCGAGGGCGCCAAGGCCCGCGCGTATCTGCGCGACCGCGGGCTGACGCCGGCGACGCAGCATTCGTTCCGGCTCGGCTTCGCGCCCGACAGCCGCAACGCCTTGAAGGAGCATCTGGCGGCAAAAGGCGTGCCGAAAGCCGATATCGAGGCCTGCGGACTGGTGCGCCATGGCGACGACATTCCGGTCTCCTATGACTGGTTTCGCGACCGCATCATGTTTCCGATCCCGGATTCGCGCGGCAAGATCATCGCCTTTGGCGGCCGGGCGCTGGCGCCCGATGCGCTGGCCAAATACATGAACTCGCCCGACACGGAGCTCTTCCACAAGGGCAATGTGCTCTACAATTTCGCCCGTGCCCGCAAGGCTCTGGCCAAGGGCGGCACGGTGATTGCCGTCGAAGGGTACATGGACGTGATCGCGCTGGCGCAGGCCGGCTTCGAGAATGTCGTGGCGCCGCTTGGCACCGCGCTCACCGAAAACCAGCTAGAATTGCTGTGGCGCATGGCGCCGGAGCCGATGCTGTGCTTCGACGGCGACAAGGCCGGGCTGAAGGCGGCATGGCGTGCCGCGGATCTGGCATTGCCCTCGGTGCAGGCCGGCCGTTCGGCGCGTTTTGCGCTGCTGCCGGAAGGCAAGGATCCCGACGACCTCGTCAAGGCCGAGGGGCCGGACGCTTTCCGCGCGGTGCTAGCCGATGCGCGGCCTCTGGTCGACCTGTTGTGGATGCGGGAGACGGCGGGCGGTGTCTTCGACACGCCGGAACGGCGGGCGGAACTGGGAAAGACGCTGCGGGAGTTGACCAGCCGCATCCGCGACGAAAGCACGCGCTATCACTACCAGCAGGAAATGCGTGAGCGGGAAAAGAGCTTCTTCGGCTCGCAGCGCGATGCGCGGCAAGGGCGCCAGGACTGGAAACCGGGGCAGGGCAAGGCAGCCGCACCCGGCGGACAATTCGCCAAGCCTGGTGGCGGCCGCATGGCGATCACCGAAAGCCTCGGCCAGTCGGCGCTGGTCAAGCGCGGCAGCGAGGGCATGTCGGTGCGCGAGGCGACGATCATCGTGGCGCTGGTCAACCATCCGGCGCTGATCGACGAGAATTTCGCCCATGTCGAATTTCTCGACCTCGCCAATTCCGAGCTGCAGCGGCTGCATGCCGCCATCCTCGACGCGATGGCGCATGACATGGCCAATGACCGCCATGCCGTGGTGGCGACGATCGAACGCGCCGGCTGCGCGGAGATCTGGGAGCGCGCCGTCGGCCTGATCCGGCGGGCGCGGCAATGGCCGGCGCTGGAGACGGCCGCACTCGACGATGCCCGCGATGCTCTGAACCAGGCACTGCACTTGCAGCGCAGCGCGCGCACCTTACATAAGGAACTGAAACAGGCGGAAGCGGCTCTCGAAGCGGATCCTTCGGACGAAAACTTCCGCCATCTGATCGAAATTCAGGCGCAGTTTCAGGATGTACAGGCGACGGAAGCGCTGATCGAAGGATTTGGCGTTTCGTCGGGCAGGGCCGGGCGAGCCTAA
- a CDS encoding SDR family oxidoreductase, translated as MTRTWFITGTSSGFGRLLTERLLARGDRVAATVRKPRTLADLKAQHGDRLWIASLEMTDTDAIRATISRAFGELGRIDVIVSNAGYGLFGAAEELEDSQIRDLIDTNLVGSIQLIRAALPHLRKQQGGRILQVSSEGGQMAYPGFSLYHATKWGIEGFVESVRQEVEPFGIGLTLVEPGPTRTNFGASLVSSGSTDAYDNTPVADLRRAFSEGSFDIKGDPGKMVEAMIASVEQDPAPRRLTFGAAAYASIRSALQGRLAELENRKDAALAMDIDP; from the coding sequence ATGACCAGGACATGGTTCATCACCGGCACCTCATCCGGTTTCGGGCGGCTTTTGACAGAAAGGCTTCTGGCCCGTGGCGACCGTGTCGCCGCGACCGTACGAAAGCCACGGACGCTCGCCGATTTGAAGGCGCAACATGGCGATCGGCTCTGGATCGCTTCGCTCGAAATGACCGACACCGATGCGATCCGGGCGACGATCAGCAGGGCCTTTGGCGAATTGGGGCGCATCGATGTCATCGTCAGCAATGCCGGCTATGGCCTCTTCGGCGCCGCTGAAGAACTGGAGGACAGCCAGATCCGCGACCTGATCGACACAAACCTCGTCGGCTCGATCCAGCTGATCCGGGCAGCACTGCCGCATCTGAGGAAACAGCAGGGCGGCCGCATCCTGCAAGTCTCCTCGGAGGGCGGACAGATGGCCTATCCCGGCTTCAGCCTCTATCACGCCACCAAATGGGGCATCGAGGGCTTCGTCGAATCCGTTCGCCAGGAGGTTGAGCCGTTCGGCATCGGGCTGACGCTCGTCGAGCCCGGGCCGACACGCACGAACTTCGGTGCCAGCCTGGTCAGCTCCGGGTCCACGGATGCCTATGACAACACCCCGGTCGCGGACTTACGCCGGGCTTTTTCCGAGGGTTCGTTCGACATCAAGGGCGATCCCGGCAAGATGGTCGAGGCGATGATCGCCTCGGTGGAGCAGGATCCCGCGCCTCGACGTTTGACCTTCGGCGCCGCCGCCTACGCCTCGATCCGCAGCGCGCTGCAGGGCAGGCTTGCGGAGTTGGAGAACCGGAAGGACGCGGCACTCGCCATGGATATCGACCCCTGA